A window from Brachyhypopomus gauderio isolate BG-103 chromosome 6, BGAUD_0.2, whole genome shotgun sequence encodes these proteins:
- the camsap3 gene encoding calmodulin-regulated spectrin-associated protein 3 isoform X1, producing MVDSSAARKTFVVPDVKPLDQYDSSRAKICGSVGWLLAKSYGNAENVPVELRDPFYCDQYEQEHLKPPVTRLLLSPELYCRTYGLLLEQEPPRDATALLQALAKKGVAPQDQNTPVTEADLRHKPIKMSSHLALMDALMAVGAMETVRAARACGAAERLGGEGDWENTLLRWVNTLNQKLKQRTENDHTQPNTEPQPVQASCPTRWYWKLVPLRYRKDKMASKLGPCFPVVSDVKDLSSGCAVAALLHFYCPGLLRLEDISMKDTMSLADSLYNLQLLREFSDSCLKSCCHLALEDLLYSPPELQVNILSFLAELLYWFEVSKPEFVQPLKTPDPAETSGKNDGSNSGAGNRSPSIFKKPFLPISSPVTPVPGCLTQSTSMSHVEAVGRTWTRKPLSRPLSSAVSFSIPFGLDSDVDIVMGNPVITRSVSSDNLNPAGRDPHTPPEDLRRVLNRPAGLNGPHRPSWAAQNPVVPLLAEENGLDEGKTGELPTIEEALQIIHNEGKMEPRLRPDGAPDGFYLHSPDDVANDGINGSPVPPGSSAPSRSGMQYRPHGQPTEAGRTRHASEGSRDDDSVLRDGSVDSDASEDLPKTHSMPATPAGGARVARPHGAETPDSGVKMTSFAERRKKQPAEPPTPGEAQAPQMTTWAAKKAEESPSKSPALSNEMSELGARLEEKRKAIEAQKKRIEAIFAKHRQRLGKNAFMQLQKEQQEGDGEEGGPVEAGVAAAEELSRTEPDARLAQAEKEEGRKQRPPMDTEGTVKAPSPRDHKDKPLAGTTGEKTSVPLGDYNNAVSKLNAALSSLQSDMQRLSQQQSQLMMKQLPANNQTWVIPPSLKTSTPAPASRLSRESARDTPITPASSSPSPSRRVNAHATPPKSPGAHRRAQSAPPKSPKHQSRPADLKVPALTRVITAPHSVDNIPHRRKVSPWQYRDQTSSSFSLGSTVGQLLRPDDSNSETGSSEDQTVFSLDLEGGTTHSTARKEHHGGGGSSGAPSECSFESDVPLSAFGGKRGSLIEISLSSLRGPEGEDADQAVDAISDSMSDVTEPETKGGVGFFFKQDEDRPEDEMAQRRAALLEKQQKRAEEMKKKRQEQEREREASRRGSVDELRTGERVERPRTPCTPPPACTPPPSEGTPQRRGDFTRQEYERRHQLKIMEDLDKVLRQKPTTVRGVKKQRPKTVFHDDSALSRSPAKGFMGSRLNRVYSHSTNNLSSMANDSGTLTVRKSPSRSHSPSRLMSPGRTATQNGEKDWENASTISSPASIPEYTGPKLYKEPSFKSNKFIIHNAISRCCLAGKVNEPQKNKIIEEMEKSSANHFLILFRDSSCQFRAVYIMNPETEELQRLTGIGPRVIVPAMVESIYKYSSDRKQFSVIPSKTMSMSVDAFTIPGHLWQSKRPGTPKKPGTPK from the exons AGAATGTTCCGGTGGAGCTGCGAGACCCCTTCTACTGCGACCAGTACGAGCAGGAGCACCTGAAGCCTCCCGTCACACGGCTCCTCCTCTCACCTGAGCTCTACTGCCGCACCTACGGCCTGCTGCTGGAGCAGGAGCCCCCCAGGGACGCCACCGCCCTCCTGCAGGCCCTCGCCAAGAAGGGCGTGGCCCCCCAGGACCAGAACACTCCCGTGACCGAGGCCGACCTGCGCCACAAACCCATCAAGATG AGCTCCCACTTGGCACTGATGGACGCGTTGATGGCGGTGGGTGCCATGGAGACGGTGAGGGCAGCGCGGGCGTGTGGGGCGGCGGAGCGGCTCGGAGGAGAGGGCGACTGGGAGAACACGCTGCTGCGCTGGGTCAACACG TTAAATCAGAAGCTGAAGCAAAGGACAGAGAATGACcacacacaacccaacacagAGCCTCAGCCGGTTCAAGCTTCG TGCCCAACCCGCTGGTACTGGAAACTTGTTCCT CTCCGCTACAGGAAGGACAAGATGGCGTCCAAACTCGGCCCATGTTTCCCAGTGGTGAGCGACGTGAAGGATCTCTCCAGTGGCTGTGCTGTAGCTGCCCTCCTGCACTTTTACTGCCCCGGCCTGCTGCGCTTGGAAG acatttCTATGAAGGATACTATGTCTTTGGCTGACAGTCTTTACAATCTGCAGCTGCTGCGTGAGTTCTCTGACAGCTGTCTGAAGAGCTGCTGCCACCTAGCGTTGGAAGACCTGCTCTACAGCCCACCAGAGTTACAG GTTAATATACTAAGTTTTTTGGCCGAGCTCTTGTACTGGTTTGAGGTGTCCAAGCCGGAGTTTGTACAGCCCCTGAAGACTCCAGATCCAGCCG AAACCTCAGGAAAGAATGACGGAAGCAATAGTGGTGCAGGGAACAG GTCTCCTTCCATCTTCAAAAAGCCCTTCCTGCCCATCTCCTCTCCAGTGACGCCGGTTCCGG GCTGTCTGACTCAGTCTACCTCAATGTCTCACGTAGAGGCAGTTGGACGAACTTGGACAAGGAAACCACTCAG TCGCCCTCTGTCTTCTGCGGTGTCCTTCAGTATCCCTTTTGGTCTGGATAGTGATGTTGACATAGTGATGGGCAACCCTGTCATAACCCGCTCGGTCAGCTCCGACAACCTAAACCCAGCAGGCCGtgacccacacacccctcctgaAGACCTGCGGCGTGTGCTGAACAGGCCTGCTGGTCTCAACGGCCCCCACCGTCCCTCCTGGGCTGCCCAGAATCCAGTGGTGCCCTTACTGGCTGAGGAGAACGGTCTGGATGAGGGCAAGACGGGTGAGCTGCCCACCATCGAGGAGGCCTTGCAAATCATCCACAACGAGGGCAAAATGGAGCCACGGTTGCGGCCCGACGGGGCACCCGACGGCTTCTACCTGCACTCGCCAGATGACGTGGCCAATGACGGGATCAATGGAAGCCCCGTCCCACCCGGCAGCTCCGCCCCTTCCCGCTCAGGAATGCAGTACCGGCCGCACGGGCAGCCGACGGAGGCGGGACGCACCCGTCACGCATCGGAGGGTTCGCGCGACGACGACTCCGTCCTAAGAGATGGGAGCGTGGACTCGGATGCGTCGGAGGACCTTCCTAAAACCCACTCCATGCCAGCCACGCCCGCGGGCGGAGCCAGAGTGGCCCGCCCCCACGGCGCAGAGACTCCGGACAGCGGCGTGAAGATGACCAGCTTCGCCGAGCGTAGGAAGAAGCAGCCGGCAGAGCCGCCCACGCCGGGCGAAGCGCAGGCCCCGCAGATGACCACGTGGGCGGCAAAGAAGGCAGAGGAGAGCCCCAGCAAGAGCCCCGCCCTCAGCAACGAGATGTCGGAGCTGGGGGCAAGGCTGGAGGAGAAGCGTAAGGCCATCGAGGCACAGAAGAAGCGCATCGAGGCCATATTTGCTAAGCACCGGCAGAGGCTAGGCAAGAATGCCTTTATGCAGCTGCAGAAGGAGCAACAGGAAGGCGATGGCGAGGAGGGAGGTCCAGTGGAGGCTGGCGTCGCCGCTGCGGAGGAGCTCAGCCGCACGGAGCCAGATGCGAGGTTGGCGCAAGCTGAGAAAGAGGAAGGGCGGAAACAGCGCCCCCCCATGGACACAGAGGGGACCGTCAAAGCCCCTTCACCACGAGACCATAAAGACAAACCGCTTGCAGGTACGACGGGAGAGAAGACCTCGGTCCCGTTGGGCGACTACAACAATGCAGTGTCGAAGCTGAACGCAGCACTCAGCTCGCTGCAAAGCGACATGCAGCGTCTGTCTCAGCAGCAGAGTCAGCTGATGATGAAGCAGCTCCCCGCCAACAACCAGACGTGGGTCATCCCACCCAGCCTCAAGACGTCTACCCCAGCGCCAGCTTCACGCCTTTCCAGGGAGTCCGCGCGCGACACACCCATCACTCCAGCCTCTTCCTCCCCGTCCCCTTCCCGCCGGGTCAACGCTCATGCCACACCCCCCAAGTCACCCGGTGCCCACCGCCGAGCTCAGTCAGCCCCGCCCAAAAGTCCCAAGCACCAGTCTCGACCAGCGGACCTCAAGGTGCCGGCGCTCACCCGCGTCATCACGGCCCCTCACAGCGTGGACAACATCCCGCACCGCCGCAAGGTGTCGCCGTGGCAGTATCGCGACCAGACCTCGTCGTCCTTCAGCTTGGGCTCGACCGTCGGCCAGCTGCTCCGCCCAGATGACAGCAACTCTGAGACGGGCTCCAGCGAGGACCAGACGGTCTTCAGCCTGGACCTGGAGGGAGGCACCACCCATTCTACGGCCAGGAAGGAGCACCATGGCGGGGGTGGGAGCTCGGGAGCACCGTCCGAGTGCTCCTTCGAAAGCGATGTGCCCTTGAGCGCCTTCGGCGGCAAACGCGGCAGCCTGATCGAGATCTCACTGTCCTCTTTGAGAGGGCCGGAGGGAGAGGATGCTGACCAAGCCGTCGACGCCATCTCCGACTCCATGAGCGACGTGACGGAGCCTGAGACGAAGGGTGGGGTCGGGTTCTTCTTTAAG CAGGACGAAGATCGGCCCGAAGACGAGATGGCTCAGAGGAGGGCAGCCCTGCTGGAGAAGCAGCAGAAGCGAGCAGAGGAGATGAAGAAGAAGAGACAGGAGCAGGAACGAGAGAGGGAGGCAAG CAGGCGTGGGTCCGTGGACGAGCTTCGAACAGGCGAGAGGGTTGAGCGACCGCGGACGCCCTGCACCCCTCCCCCGGCCTGTACCCCTCCCCCGAGCGAAGGCACGCCCCAGCGCCGCGGTGACTTCACCCGCCAGGAGTACGAGCGGCGCCATCAGCTGAAGATCATGGAGGACCTGGACAAGGTGCTGCGTCAGAAGCCCACCACCGTCCGAGGAGTCAAGAAACAGCGACCCAAGACGGTGTTCCACGACGACTCTGCCCTCTCTCGCAGCCCAGCCAAGGGGTTTATGG GTTCTAGACTGAACAGGGTGTATTCTCACTCCACCAACAACCTGTCCTCTATGGCCAATGACAGTGGGACCCTTACTGTTCGCAAGTCTCCTAG CCGCTCACACTCTCCTTCGAGGCTGATGTCCCCAGGCCGTACAGCCACACAGAATGGTGAAAAGGACTGGGAGAACGCCTCCACCATTTCCTCCCCCGCCTCCATCCCAGAATACACAG GACCCAAACTGTACAAGGAGCCGAGCTTCAAATCCAACAAGTTCATCATCCACAATGCCATCTCACGCTGCTGCTTGGCAGGCAAGGTCAATGAACCACAGAAAAACAAGATCATTGAG GAAATGGAGAAAAGTAGCGCCAACCACTTCTTGATCCTGTTCCGAGACTCGAGCTGCCAGTTCCGGGCGGTCTACATCATGAACCCAGAGACGGAGGAGCTGCAGCGGCTGACCGGCATCGGCCCACGGGTCATTGTCCCCGCTATGGTGGAGTCCATCTACAAGTACAGCTCCGACCGCAAGCAGTTCAGCGTCATTCCATCCAAAACCATGTCCATGAGTGTGGACGCCTTCACCATCCCTGGCCATCTGTGGCAGAGCAAGCGTCCCGGGACACCCAAGAAGCCTGGGACACCCAAATAG
- the camsap3 gene encoding calmodulin-regulated spectrin-associated protein 3 isoform X6 produces MVDSSAARKTFVVPDVKPLDQYDSSRAKICGSVGWLLAKSYGNAENVPVELRDPFYCDQYEQEHLKPPVTRLLLSPELYCRTYGLLLEQEPPRDATALLQALAKKGVAPQDQNTPVTEADLRHKPIKMSSHLALMDALMAVGAMETVRAARACGAAERLGGEGDWENTLLRWVNTLNQKLKQRTENDHTQPNTEPQPVQASCPTRWYWKLVPLRYRKDKMASKLGPCFPVVSDVKDLSSGCAVAALLHFYCPGLLRLEDISMKDTMSLADSLYNLQLLREFSDSCLKSCCHLALEDLLYSPPELQVNILSFLAELLYWFEVSKPEFVQPLKTPDPAETSGKNDGSNSGAGNRSPSIFKKPFLPISSPVTPVPEAVGRTWTRKPLSRPLSSAVSFSIPFGLDSDVDIVMGNPVITRSVSSDNLNPAGRDPHTPPEDLRRVLNRPAGLNGPHRPSWAAQNPVVPLLAEENGLDEGKTGELPTIEEALQIIHNEGKMEPRLRPDGAPDGFYLHSPDDVANDGINGSPVPPGSSAPSRSGMQYRPHGQPTEAGRTRHASEGSRDDDSVLRDGSVDSDASEDLPKTHSMPATPAGGARVARPHGAETPDSGVKMTSFAERRKKQPAEPPTPGEAQAPQMTTWAAKKAEESPSKSPALSNEMSELGARLEEKRKAIEAQKKRIEAIFAKHRQRLGKNAFMQLQKEQQEGDGEEGGPVEAGVAAAEELSRTEPDARLAQAEKEEGRKQRPPMDTEGTVKAPSPRDHKDKPLAGTTGEKTSVPLGDYNNAVSKLNAALSSLQSDMQRLSQQQSQLMMKQLPANNQTWVIPPSLKTSTPAPASRLSRESARDTPITPASSSPSPSRRVNAHATPPKSPGAHRRAQSAPPKSPKHQSRPADLKVPALTRVITAPHSVDNIPHRRKVSPWQYRDQTSSSFSLGSTVGQLLRPDDSNSETGSSEDQTVFSLDLEGGTTHSTARKEHHGGGGSSGAPSECSFESDVPLSAFGGKRGSLIEISLSSLRGPEGEDADQAVDAISDSMSDVTEPETKGGVGFFFKQDEDRPEDEMAQRRAALLEKQQKRAEEMKKKRQEQEREREASRRGSVDELRTGERVERPRTPCTPPPACTPPPSEGTPQRRGDFTRQEYERRHQLKIMEDLDKVLRQKPTTVRGVKKQRPKTVFHDDSALSRSPAKGFMGSRLNRVYSHSTNNLSSMANDSGTLTVRKSPSRSHSPSRLMSPGRTATQNGEKDWENASTISSPASIPEYTGPKLYKEPSFKSNKFIIHNAISRCCLAGKVNEPQKNKIIEEMEKSSANHFLILFRDSSCQFRAVYIMNPETEELQRLTGIGPRVIVPAMVESIYKYSSDRKQFSVIPSKTMSMSVDAFTIPGHLWQSKRPGTPKKPGTPK; encoded by the exons AGAATGTTCCGGTGGAGCTGCGAGACCCCTTCTACTGCGACCAGTACGAGCAGGAGCACCTGAAGCCTCCCGTCACACGGCTCCTCCTCTCACCTGAGCTCTACTGCCGCACCTACGGCCTGCTGCTGGAGCAGGAGCCCCCCAGGGACGCCACCGCCCTCCTGCAGGCCCTCGCCAAGAAGGGCGTGGCCCCCCAGGACCAGAACACTCCCGTGACCGAGGCCGACCTGCGCCACAAACCCATCAAGATG AGCTCCCACTTGGCACTGATGGACGCGTTGATGGCGGTGGGTGCCATGGAGACGGTGAGGGCAGCGCGGGCGTGTGGGGCGGCGGAGCGGCTCGGAGGAGAGGGCGACTGGGAGAACACGCTGCTGCGCTGGGTCAACACG TTAAATCAGAAGCTGAAGCAAAGGACAGAGAATGACcacacacaacccaacacagAGCCTCAGCCGGTTCAAGCTTCG TGCCCAACCCGCTGGTACTGGAAACTTGTTCCT CTCCGCTACAGGAAGGACAAGATGGCGTCCAAACTCGGCCCATGTTTCCCAGTGGTGAGCGACGTGAAGGATCTCTCCAGTGGCTGTGCTGTAGCTGCCCTCCTGCACTTTTACTGCCCCGGCCTGCTGCGCTTGGAAG acatttCTATGAAGGATACTATGTCTTTGGCTGACAGTCTTTACAATCTGCAGCTGCTGCGTGAGTTCTCTGACAGCTGTCTGAAGAGCTGCTGCCACCTAGCGTTGGAAGACCTGCTCTACAGCCCACCAGAGTTACAG GTTAATATACTAAGTTTTTTGGCCGAGCTCTTGTACTGGTTTGAGGTGTCCAAGCCGGAGTTTGTACAGCCCCTGAAGACTCCAGATCCAGCCG AAACCTCAGGAAAGAATGACGGAAGCAATAGTGGTGCAGGGAACAG GTCTCCTTCCATCTTCAAAAAGCCCTTCCTGCCCATCTCCTCTCCAGTGACGCCGGTTCCGG AGGCAGTTGGACGAACTTGGACAAGGAAACCACTCAG TCGCCCTCTGTCTTCTGCGGTGTCCTTCAGTATCCCTTTTGGTCTGGATAGTGATGTTGACATAGTGATGGGCAACCCTGTCATAACCCGCTCGGTCAGCTCCGACAACCTAAACCCAGCAGGCCGtgacccacacacccctcctgaAGACCTGCGGCGTGTGCTGAACAGGCCTGCTGGTCTCAACGGCCCCCACCGTCCCTCCTGGGCTGCCCAGAATCCAGTGGTGCCCTTACTGGCTGAGGAGAACGGTCTGGATGAGGGCAAGACGGGTGAGCTGCCCACCATCGAGGAGGCCTTGCAAATCATCCACAACGAGGGCAAAATGGAGCCACGGTTGCGGCCCGACGGGGCACCCGACGGCTTCTACCTGCACTCGCCAGATGACGTGGCCAATGACGGGATCAATGGAAGCCCCGTCCCACCCGGCAGCTCCGCCCCTTCCCGCTCAGGAATGCAGTACCGGCCGCACGGGCAGCCGACGGAGGCGGGACGCACCCGTCACGCATCGGAGGGTTCGCGCGACGACGACTCCGTCCTAAGAGATGGGAGCGTGGACTCGGATGCGTCGGAGGACCTTCCTAAAACCCACTCCATGCCAGCCACGCCCGCGGGCGGAGCCAGAGTGGCCCGCCCCCACGGCGCAGAGACTCCGGACAGCGGCGTGAAGATGACCAGCTTCGCCGAGCGTAGGAAGAAGCAGCCGGCAGAGCCGCCCACGCCGGGCGAAGCGCAGGCCCCGCAGATGACCACGTGGGCGGCAAAGAAGGCAGAGGAGAGCCCCAGCAAGAGCCCCGCCCTCAGCAACGAGATGTCGGAGCTGGGGGCAAGGCTGGAGGAGAAGCGTAAGGCCATCGAGGCACAGAAGAAGCGCATCGAGGCCATATTTGCTAAGCACCGGCAGAGGCTAGGCAAGAATGCCTTTATGCAGCTGCAGAAGGAGCAACAGGAAGGCGATGGCGAGGAGGGAGGTCCAGTGGAGGCTGGCGTCGCCGCTGCGGAGGAGCTCAGCCGCACGGAGCCAGATGCGAGGTTGGCGCAAGCTGAGAAAGAGGAAGGGCGGAAACAGCGCCCCCCCATGGACACAGAGGGGACCGTCAAAGCCCCTTCACCACGAGACCATAAAGACAAACCGCTTGCAGGTACGACGGGAGAGAAGACCTCGGTCCCGTTGGGCGACTACAACAATGCAGTGTCGAAGCTGAACGCAGCACTCAGCTCGCTGCAAAGCGACATGCAGCGTCTGTCTCAGCAGCAGAGTCAGCTGATGATGAAGCAGCTCCCCGCCAACAACCAGACGTGGGTCATCCCACCCAGCCTCAAGACGTCTACCCCAGCGCCAGCTTCACGCCTTTCCAGGGAGTCCGCGCGCGACACACCCATCACTCCAGCCTCTTCCTCCCCGTCCCCTTCCCGCCGGGTCAACGCTCATGCCACACCCCCCAAGTCACCCGGTGCCCACCGCCGAGCTCAGTCAGCCCCGCCCAAAAGTCCCAAGCACCAGTCTCGACCAGCGGACCTCAAGGTGCCGGCGCTCACCCGCGTCATCACGGCCCCTCACAGCGTGGACAACATCCCGCACCGCCGCAAGGTGTCGCCGTGGCAGTATCGCGACCAGACCTCGTCGTCCTTCAGCTTGGGCTCGACCGTCGGCCAGCTGCTCCGCCCAGATGACAGCAACTCTGAGACGGGCTCCAGCGAGGACCAGACGGTCTTCAGCCTGGACCTGGAGGGAGGCACCACCCATTCTACGGCCAGGAAGGAGCACCATGGCGGGGGTGGGAGCTCGGGAGCACCGTCCGAGTGCTCCTTCGAAAGCGATGTGCCCTTGAGCGCCTTCGGCGGCAAACGCGGCAGCCTGATCGAGATCTCACTGTCCTCTTTGAGAGGGCCGGAGGGAGAGGATGCTGACCAAGCCGTCGACGCCATCTCCGACTCCATGAGCGACGTGACGGAGCCTGAGACGAAGGGTGGGGTCGGGTTCTTCTTTAAG CAGGACGAAGATCGGCCCGAAGACGAGATGGCTCAGAGGAGGGCAGCCCTGCTGGAGAAGCAGCAGAAGCGAGCAGAGGAGATGAAGAAGAAGAGACAGGAGCAGGAACGAGAGAGGGAGGCAAG CAGGCGTGGGTCCGTGGACGAGCTTCGAACAGGCGAGAGGGTTGAGCGACCGCGGACGCCCTGCACCCCTCCCCCGGCCTGTACCCCTCCCCCGAGCGAAGGCACGCCCCAGCGCCGCGGTGACTTCACCCGCCAGGAGTACGAGCGGCGCCATCAGCTGAAGATCATGGAGGACCTGGACAAGGTGCTGCGTCAGAAGCCCACCACCGTCCGAGGAGTCAAGAAACAGCGACCCAAGACGGTGTTCCACGACGACTCTGCCCTCTCTCGCAGCCCAGCCAAGGGGTTTATGG GTTCTAGACTGAACAGGGTGTATTCTCACTCCACCAACAACCTGTCCTCTATGGCCAATGACAGTGGGACCCTTACTGTTCGCAAGTCTCCTAG CCGCTCACACTCTCCTTCGAGGCTGATGTCCCCAGGCCGTACAGCCACACAGAATGGTGAAAAGGACTGGGAGAACGCCTCCACCATTTCCTCCCCCGCCTCCATCCCAGAATACACAG GACCCAAACTGTACAAGGAGCCGAGCTTCAAATCCAACAAGTTCATCATCCACAATGCCATCTCACGCTGCTGCTTGGCAGGCAAGGTCAATGAACCACAGAAAAACAAGATCATTGAG GAAATGGAGAAAAGTAGCGCCAACCACTTCTTGATCCTGTTCCGAGACTCGAGCTGCCAGTTCCGGGCGGTCTACATCATGAACCCAGAGACGGAGGAGCTGCAGCGGCTGACCGGCATCGGCCCACGGGTCATTGTCCCCGCTATGGTGGAGTCCATCTACAAGTACAGCTCCGACCGCAAGCAGTTCAGCGTCATTCCATCCAAAACCATGTCCATGAGTGTGGACGCCTTCACCATCCCTGGCCATCTGTGGCAGAGCAAGCGTCCCGGGACACCCAAGAAGCCTGGGACACCCAAATAG